In the genome of Deinococcus reticulitermitis, one region contains:
- a CDS encoding PAS domain-containing sensor histidine kinase, whose product MLERPRVPSSFALLDQLPLPAYVSDATGATVYANPALTAHTGLSAETLSGHGFAELFHPEDRGPALALWTHAWRHHKPVEHQARLRVTGGRYRWHQIQSRPSFSGEQLAYIIGTLHDIHTLKAAEQRAERLQHLTLRLSGAQTVAEVGAALSHFAQALDAPRASLSVLRGQELHLVHAVGYEDALLTRWQTLPLDADLPTSEALRSGKLRLLSSEAFAAHLPHRTRSGAEPEPTPAEETGTAAAAKRTGHPDRTRDERRSGGPALPPYTLALAPLVTDGQPVGVLSLGFTGPHDVTPGEQTTRSRPRAVPELEAALDRAGRSAQRLRDLTGNLLSLTRARQAPAAAPTDLLALAGDVVDRVHPLAAERGLDLLLGGEPAWARVDPGLVTRALENLVGNALKFASGGEVSVSVHALGDYAELRVDDDGPGLPDGADALSPSLFEPFVRGPVRQEGFGLGLAVVREVAQAHGGRVRLEARPGGGTRARLVLPAELTPEPTP is encoded by the coding sequence ATGCTTGAAAGGCCCCGTGTGCCGTCCTCCTTCGCGCTGCTCGACCAGCTGCCCCTGCCTGCCTATGTCAGCGACGCCACAGGCGCGACGGTGTATGCCAATCCGGCCCTCACGGCGCACACCGGCCTGAGCGCCGAGACGCTCTCCGGGCACGGCTTCGCCGAGCTGTTTCACCCGGAGGACCGCGGGCCGGCCCTGGCCCTCTGGACGCACGCCTGGCGCCATCATAAGCCGGTCGAGCACCAGGCGCGCTTGCGGGTAACGGGTGGCCGGTACCGCTGGCACCAGATTCAGAGCCGCCCGTCGTTCAGCGGTGAGCAGCTGGCTTACATCATCGGGACGCTGCACGACATCCACACCCTGAAGGCCGCCGAGCAGCGGGCCGAGCGCCTCCAGCACCTGACGCTGCGGCTCTCCGGGGCACAGACTGTGGCGGAGGTCGGCGCCGCGCTTTCCCACTTTGCCCAGGCCCTGGATGCGCCCCGCGCCAGTCTCAGCGTGCTGCGGGGGCAGGAACTGCACCTCGTCCACGCTGTGGGCTACGAAGATGCGCTCCTGACCAGGTGGCAGACCCTGCCGCTGGACGCGGACCTGCCGACCAGCGAGGCGCTGCGGTCCGGGAAGCTGCGGCTGCTCTCCTCCGAGGCGTTCGCGGCGCACCTTCCCCATCGGACACGGAGTGGTGCCGAACCCGAGCCGACCCCGGCCGAAGAAACGGGTACAGCGGCGGCGGCGAAGCGCACAGGCCACCCAGACCGGACGCGGGATGAACGGCGCTCCGGCGGCCCGGCGCTGCCCCCCTACACCCTCGCGCTCGCGCCGCTCGTCACTGACGGCCAGCCGGTGGGGGTGCTCAGCCTGGGCTTCACGGGTCCGCACGACGTGACGCCGGGGGAGCAGACCACTCGCTCGCGGCCCCGCGCCGTCCCGGAACTCGAAGCGGCCCTCGACCGCGCCGGGCGCTCGGCGCAGCGCCTGCGCGACCTCACCGGCAACCTGCTGAGCCTCACCCGTGCCCGGCAGGCCCCCGCCGCCGCGCCCACCGACCTGCTGGCGCTCGCCGGGGACGTGGTGGACCGGGTGCATCCCCTCGCCGCCGAACGCGGCCTCGACCTCTTGCTCGGCGGCGAACCCGCCTGGGCGCGGGTGGACCCGGGGCTGGTGACGCGGGCGCTGGAAAACCTCGTCGGCAACGCGCTGAAGTTCGCCTCCGGGGGCGAGGTGAGCGTCTCGGTGCACGCCCTGGGTGACTACGCCGAGCTGCGGGTGGACGACGACGGACCGGGGCTGCCGGACGGCGCGGACGCCCTCTCCCCCTCCCTCTTCGAGCCGTTCGTGCGCGGGCCGGTGCGGCAGGAGGGCTTCGGCCTGGGCCTCGCGGTGGTCCGGGAGGTGGCGCAGGCCCACGGCGGACGCGTGCGGCTGGAGGCCCGACCCGGCGGCGGCACCCGCGCCCGGCTGGTGCTGCCCGCCGAACTGACCCCTGAGCCGACCCCCTGA
- a CDS encoding EAL domain-containing protein — protein sequence MLASHDVAFEPWGRAVRLPRETFPQLKAVLAGFSRTERADLRAAPPQAGEESPDPWQAAPFEQWVQRLDSRWFSTACQHLLFYLQPIVALSSGEVYGQEALVRACVEGELIGAGALLQAATVHDQARAFDAQARRVAIRTAYPQLAEGQVLFINFAPGVVYNPDVCLQTTFQACREVNADFSRLLFEVTESEAFPDLGLLAAILQRYRAEGAQVALDDLGAGQTSLTYLDALRPDLVKLDRGLIQGLHADDHRVPLIGALIAYAHDLGIRVVAEGIEREEELHMVRDLGADYAQGYFLGRPAPAPQHPGVSARASRMWTP from the coding sequence ATGCTGGCTTCCCACGACGTGGCGTTCGAGCCGTGGGGGCGGGCGGTGCGGCTGCCCCGCGAGACCTTCCCGCAGCTGAAGGCTGTTCTGGCGGGGTTCTCGCGCACCGAGCGGGCGGACCTGCGCGCCGCACCTCCACAGGCCGGGGAGGAGTCACCGGACCCCTGGCAGGCGGCCCCCTTCGAGCAGTGGGTGCAGCGCCTGGACAGCCGCTGGTTTTCCACGGCCTGTCAGCACCTGCTGTTTTACCTGCAACCCATCGTGGCGCTGAGCAGTGGGGAGGTCTACGGGCAGGAGGCCCTGGTGCGCGCCTGCGTGGAAGGGGAACTGATCGGTGCAGGCGCGCTGCTTCAGGCGGCCACGGTCCACGATCAGGCGCGCGCGTTCGACGCCCAGGCGCGGCGCGTGGCCATCCGCACCGCCTATCCGCAGCTCGCAGAGGGGCAGGTGCTGTTCATCAACTTCGCGCCTGGGGTCGTCTACAACCCTGACGTGTGCCTGCAAACGACCTTTCAGGCCTGCCGCGAGGTGAACGCCGACTTTTCGCGGCTGCTGTTCGAGGTCACCGAGAGCGAGGCGTTCCCGGACCTCGGGCTGCTGGCGGCCATCTTGCAACGCTACCGGGCCGAGGGCGCCCAGGTGGCCCTCGACGACCTGGGCGCCGGACAGACCAGTCTGACCTACCTCGACGCCCTGCGGCCGGACCTCGTGAAGCTTGACCGTGGCCTGATTCAGGGGCTGCACGCGGACGACCACCGTGTTCCGCTGATCGGGGCCCTGATCGCCTACGCCCATGACCTGGGCATCCGCGTGGTGGCCGAGGGCATCGAGAGGGAAGAGGAGTTGCACATGGTCCGGGACCTGGGCGCCGATTACGCGCAGGGGTATTTCCTCGGGCGGCCCGCGCCGGCGCCGCAGCATCCGGGCGTCTCGGCGCGGGCCTCCCGGATGTGGACCCCATGA
- a CDS encoding S1C family serine protease, which produces MRGKAALLLTLLPALTLPGCRPESAGPQARVTGQAGQQDAPAAPEPPERTATATPEPTPDRATVQIVRATRDGVVFITRFTPLQGGLLFAPRPDPDAPPGDVEVPAASGSGFVIDRAGHVLTNYHVVQGASEILVRLHASGREYPATVVGAAPDSDLALLRVQGVPAAEWRPLPLGDSDALEVGEKAIALGSPFGLTFTVTEGIVLAVGRVIPTGVDAVPQPSIQTDAAINPGNSGGPLLNSRGEVIGVNTQILSPVRGAGGTGQNAGVGFAVPINVARALLPRLRAGELIRLPHLGLLVLNLRDLTPAVRRDLGLPDSGLLV; this is translated from the coding sequence ATGAGGGGAAAGGCGGCTCTGCTGCTGACGCTGCTGCCTGCACTCACGCTGCCTGGCTGCCGTCCCGAGTCGGCCGGCCCCCAGGCCAGAGTCACAGGCCAGGCAGGTCAACAGGACGCGCCCGCTGCCCCAGAACCCCCCGAGCGGACGGCCACGGCTACCCCGGAACCGACCCCCGATCGGGCCACGGTCCAGATCGTCCGGGCCACCCGGGACGGCGTGGTGTTCATCACCCGTTTCACCCCGCTTCAGGGCGGCCTCCTCTTTGCGCCGCGCCCGGACCCCGACGCGCCGCCCGGGGACGTGGAGGTGCCTGCCGCGAGCGGCTCGGGGTTCGTGATCGACCGCGCGGGGCACGTCCTGACCAATTACCACGTGGTGCAGGGCGCTTCCGAGATCCTGGTGCGGCTGCACGCCAGTGGACGGGAGTATCCGGCGACCGTGGTGGGGGCCGCGCCCGACTCCGACCTGGCGCTGCTGCGCGTGCAGGGGGTGCCCGCCGCCGAGTGGCGCCCCCTGCCCCTGGGCGACAGCGACGCGCTGGAGGTAGGAGAAAAGGCGATCGCGCTGGGGTCCCCCTTCGGCCTCACCTTTACCGTCACCGAGGGCATCGTCTTGGCGGTGGGGCGGGTGATTCCCACCGGGGTGGACGCGGTGCCGCAGCCGTCGATCCAGACCGACGCGGCCATCAATCCCGGCAACTCGGGCGGCCCACTGCTGAACAGCCGGGGGGAGGTGATCGGGGTGAATACCCAGATCCTCTCGCCGGTCCGGGGCGCGGGAGGCACCGGCCAGAACGCCGGAGTGGGCTTCGCCGTGCCCATCAACGTCGCCCGGGCGCTGCTGCCGAGATTGCGGGCGGGCGAGCTGATCCGCCTGCCTCACCTCGGGCTGCTGGTGCTGAACCTGCGGGACCTGACCCCGGCAGTGCGCCGCGACCTGGGGCTGCCGGACAGCGGCCTGCTGGTCTAG
- a CDS encoding sensor domain-containing diguanylate cyclase, which produces MTLPPELVWQVLDTADVGLLVTDAERRIVYVNATFTHETGYTLPEVQGHTCRFLQGPGTDPADIAAMRAALDRGEGFQQVVLNYRKDGSPLYYRLRVRPLALDGAVRYFVGVQEDHSDAHAAQQQLERWAHLDSLTGLGNRRAFDAALAQAVAQGHPFTLALLDLDNFKQVNDQRGHPAGDALLGEMGRCLAGAAPGRAYRLGGDEFAVLLPGQAAQATAQTAQVRRTVEQLDRGRVRASLGTAQFPEEAQDAAGLLRLADQRLYRSKRLKAPAQV; this is translated from the coding sequence ATGACGCTTCCCCCCGAACTGGTGTGGCAGGTGCTGGACACCGCCGATGTCGGGCTGCTGGTGACCGATGCCGAGCGGCGCATCGTGTATGTCAACGCCACCTTCACCCACGAGACGGGGTACACCCTGCCCGAGGTCCAGGGGCACACCTGCCGCTTCCTGCAGGGCCCGGGCACCGACCCCGCCGACATCGCCGCTATGCGCGCCGCGCTCGACCGGGGCGAGGGGTTCCAGCAGGTCGTCCTGAACTACCGCAAGGACGGCTCGCCGCTGTACTACCGCCTGCGCGTTCGCCCCCTGGCGCTGGACGGCGCCGTGAGGTACTTCGTCGGGGTCCAGGAAGACCACTCCGACGCGCACGCCGCGCAGCAGCAACTGGAGCGCTGGGCGCACCTGGACAGCCTGACCGGTCTGGGCAATCGCCGCGCCTTCGACGCGGCCCTCGCGCAGGCGGTCGCGCAGGGTCACCCCTTTACCCTGGCCCTCCTCGACCTCGACAACTTCAAGCAGGTCAACGACCAGCGCGGTCACCCGGCCGGCGACGCCCTGCTGGGGGAGATGGGACGCTGCCTGGCGGGCGCCGCGCCGGGCCGCGCCTACCGACTGGGGGGCGACGAGTTCGCGGTCTTGCTGCCAGGCCAAGCGGCGCAGGCCACAGCCCAGACCGCGCAGGTGCGCCGGACCGTCGAGCAGCTCGACCGGGGCCGGGTGCGTGCCTCGCTGGGCACCGCCCAGTTTCCGGAGGAGGCCCAGGACGCCGCCGGGCTGCTGCGCCTCGCCGACCAGCGCCTGTACCGCAGCAAACGCCTCAAGGCTCCGGCGCAGGTCTGA